Proteins co-encoded in one Bacillus sp. FSL H8-0547 genomic window:
- a CDS encoding alpha/beta fold hydrolase, translating to MKGCLCIHGFTGAPYEVEPLVSYLQERTDWVLKSPTLPGHGETPSLKGIEFSEWIAHAENELRDLLEECSEVYIIGFSMGGLIAAYLASRYPVEKLVLLSAAAHYLNPRQMLLDVKGLIADAIRGEGANNELFIRYRKKVMETPIAAALQFRKLVRYIRPLLEKITIPVLIVQGECDGIVPVKSAVYIYEKIRSRQKELCFMPCSKHLICHGEEFPEVAELIENFLTAQTKTSVK from the coding sequence AGCTACCTGCAGGAACGGACGGACTGGGTGCTGAAGTCGCCGACGCTTCCGGGCCACGGTGAAACGCCGAGCCTGAAGGGGATTGAATTCAGCGAATGGATTGCGCATGCTGAAAATGAGCTCAGGGATTTGCTTGAAGAATGTTCCGAGGTCTATATCATAGGCTTTTCAATGGGCGGCTTGATCGCAGCGTATTTGGCCTCGAGGTATCCGGTTGAAAAGCTTGTGCTTCTCAGCGCAGCTGCGCATTACTTAAATCCGCGCCAGATGCTTCTCGATGTGAAAGGGCTGATTGCAGATGCCATCAGGGGGGAAGGCGCAAACAATGAACTTTTTATCAGATACAGAAAAAAAGTGATGGAAACGCCGATTGCTGCAGCTCTGCAATTCAGGAAGCTTGTGAGGTATATCCGACCATTATTGGAGAAAATAACTATACCTGTACTGATTGTACAGGGAGAATGTGACGGAATTGTGCCTGTCAAAAGCGCTGTTTATATTTATGAAAAAATCCGTTCAAGGCAGAAGGAGCTTTGCTTTATGCCGTGTTCGAAGCATCTGATCTGCCATGGGGAAGAGTTTCCGGAGGTCGCAGAACTTATAGAAAATTTCTTAACGGCGCAGACTAAGACAAGTGTGAAATAA